Proteins encoded within one genomic window of Spiribacter curvatus:
- the atpA gene encoding F0F1 ATP synthase subunit alpha, with product MQLNPTEISDLIKQRIEGFESVAEARNEGTVVSVSDGIVRIHGISNVMQGEMLEFPGETYGMALNLERDSVGAVVLGDYSHLNEGDTVRTTGRILEVPIGEGLLGRVVNTLGDPIDGKGAVPSDQTAPVEKVAPGVIDRQSVDQPVQTGLKAIDSMVPVGRGQRELIIGDRQTGKTAVAVDAIINQKDTGIKCIYVAIGQKASAIANVVRKLEEHGALDHTIIVAASAAESAALQFIAPYAGCTMGEFFRDRGEDALIVFDDLSKQAVAYRQVSLLLRRPPGREAFPGDVFYLHSRLLERASRINEADVERRTNGEVKGKTGSLTALPIIETQAGDVSAFVPTNVISITDGQIYLETDLFNAGIRPAINAGLSVSRVGGSAQTKIVKKLGGGIRLALAQYRELAAFAQFASDLDESTRKQLERGERAMEVLKQGQYAPLSVAFMALSLFALNEGYLDDLDNKKVSDFEAALHQHVANNAAELMQQINDTGDYTDEIKRQLTAVLDDFKSTGTW from the coding sequence TCAGTGTCAGCGATGGCATCGTCCGCATCCATGGCATCAGCAATGTCATGCAGGGCGAGATGCTGGAATTCCCCGGCGAGACCTACGGCATGGCGCTCAACCTCGAGCGCGACTCGGTCGGTGCGGTCGTGCTGGGCGATTACTCGCACCTCAATGAGGGCGACACCGTCCGCACCACCGGGCGCATCCTCGAGGTGCCAATCGGCGAGGGCCTCCTGGGCCGCGTGGTCAATACGCTGGGTGATCCCATCGACGGCAAGGGCGCCGTGCCCTCTGACCAGACCGCCCCGGTGGAGAAGGTCGCACCGGGTGTGATCGACCGGCAGTCCGTCGATCAGCCGGTGCAGACGGGGCTCAAGGCCATCGACTCCATGGTTCCGGTGGGCCGCGGCCAGCGTGAGCTGATCATCGGCGACCGCCAGACCGGCAAGACCGCCGTCGCCGTCGACGCGATCATCAATCAGAAAGACACTGGCATTAAGTGCATTTACGTCGCGATTGGTCAGAAGGCCTCGGCCATCGCCAACGTGGTCCGCAAGCTCGAGGAGCACGGCGCGCTGGATCACACCATCATCGTCGCTGCGTCGGCGGCGGAGTCGGCGGCGCTGCAGTTCATCGCCCCCTATGCCGGCTGCACGATGGGTGAGTTCTTCCGCGACCGCGGCGAGGATGCATTGATCGTTTTTGACGACCTCTCGAAGCAGGCGGTGGCCTATCGTCAGGTGTCACTGCTGCTGCGCCGGCCGCCGGGCCGTGAGGCCTTCCCCGGTGACGTCTTCTACCTCCATTCGCGGTTGCTCGAGCGCGCCTCGCGCATCAATGAGGCCGATGTCGAGCGGCGCACCAACGGTGAGGTCAAGGGTAAGACGGGCTCGCTGACCGCGCTGCCGATCATCGAGACCCAGGCGGGCGACGTCTCCGCGTTCGTGCCGACCAACGTCATCTCCATCACCGATGGTCAGATCTATCTCGAGACCGATCTGTTCAACGCGGGTATCCGGCCGGCGATCAACGCCGGTCTGTCGGTGTCGCGTGTCGGTGGCTCGGCGCAGACCAAGATCGTCAAGAAGCTGGGGGGTGGCATCCGCCTGGCACTGGCGCAGTATCGTGAGCTGGCGGCGTTCGCGCAGTTCGCCTCCGACCTCGACGAGTCCACGCGCAAGCAGCTCGAGCGCGGTGAGCGCGCGATGGAGGTGCTCAAGCAGGGCCAGTATGCCCCGCTCTCGGTCGCCTTCATGGCCCTGTCGCTGTTCGCGCTCAACGAGGGCTACCTCGATGATCTCGATAATAAGAAAGTCAGTGACTTCGAGGCCGCTCTGCATCAGCATGTCGCCAACAACGCGGCCGAGCTGATGCAGCAGATCAATGACACCGGGGATTACACCGACGAGATCAAGCGCCAGCTGACCGCGGTGCTTGATGATTTCAAGTCGACCGGTACCTGGTAA